One segment of Falco rusticolus isolate bFalRus1 chromosome 3, bFalRus1.pri, whole genome shotgun sequence DNA contains the following:
- the NIPAL2 gene encoding NIPA-like protein 2 codes for MGILPISEWASWNTSFGGPSNGSGPLSSPWYSTHKTQLWGVLLAAASNFLISVSLSIQKCAHLRLACQTEPKPYYTSKLWWCGMTLLVLGEVGSFTAYGFAPIALVAPLGYVSVIGSAFISVLFLKTVRAADILGGTLAVTGTYLLVTFAPNVPQELTARRVQNYLVSWPFLAYSILEIITFCILLYFYKRKAVKHIVVLLMMVALLASLTVIAVKAVASLITVSVKGKMQLTYPVFYIMILLMAISCAFQVKFLNQAMHLYEVTAVVPINFAFFTTSAIISGVIFYREFQSAALLSMFMFLFGCLLSFLGVFVIARNKKEEHLQIPFIDCGHIPGQKLTGKIQPDSPSSCYGTLNNEDASVKSQS; via the exons ACTCAGCTCTGGGGAGTTttacttgctgctgcttcaaatTTTCTGATTAGTGTCTCTCTGAGTATACAG aaATGCGCTCATCTCCGACTGGCTTGCCAAACAGAGCCGAAGCCCTACTACACGAGCAAGCTGTGGTGGTGTGGGATGACCCTGCTGGTGCTTGGAGAGGTGGGCAGTTTCACAGCCTACGGATTTGCCCCCATTGCCCTTGTTGCTCCACTGGGATATGTATCTGTCATAG GTAgtgcatttatttctgtcttaTTCCTAAAGACCGTGAGGGCTGCTGATATATTGG GAGGAACACTGGCAGTAACAGGGACTTACTTGTTGGTGACATTCGCTCCAAATGTACCCCAAGAGCTCACAGCAAGACGAGTACAGAATTACTTAGTGAGCTGGCCTTTTTTGGCGTATTCA atcttAGAAATTATAACATTCTGCATTCTCCtctatttttacaaaagaaaggCTGTGAAACACATCGTGGTTTTGTTAATGATGGTAGCACTACTGG caTCGCTGACTGTCATTGCTGTAAAGGCTGTGGCCAGCCTGATAACAGTCTCTGTGAAGGGGAAAATGCAGCTAACTTATCCTGTCTTCTATATCATGATTCTTTTAATGGCAATTTCTTGTGCTTTCCAAGTCAA GTTCTTGAATCAAGCAATGCATCTGTATGAAGTGACAGCAGTTGTGCCCATTAATTTTGCGTTCTTCACTACCAGTGCCATCATTTCAG GGGTCATATTTTATCGGGAATTCCAAAGTGCAGCTTTGCTGAGCATGTTCATGTTTCTGTTCGG GTGTCTCCTATCTTTCCTTGGTGTATTTGTaattgcaagaaataaaaaagaggaGCATTTACAAATTCCTTTTATTGACTGTGGACATATTCCTG GACAAAAATTGACAGGCAAAATACAACCAGATTCTCCCAGTTCATGCTATGGCACTTTGAATAACGAAGACGCCTCGGTGAAAAGTcaaagctga